One Silene latifolia isolate original U9 population chromosome 4, ASM4854445v1, whole genome shotgun sequence DNA segment encodes these proteins:
- the LOC141651510 gene encoding uncharacterized protein LOC141651510, with translation MSVQEANELIEILVGSSRNFGRRIRKTSGTSSSRQSSNHKEEKVNFLTNLVKELTKGGGSTSHVKFCGLCNDPTHPTDGCPSLETEEAIEAVKAIGFRKFDPYSNTYNEGWKSHPNMGWGGNQNQNQKGSSNSPFQKPNQNQSQSQNSLEEMMKTLAMNQVAMQKESQALLNNTKEFQTAMLQQNRLTDSRFVNLETQVGQILNTLNSQPTQGGSLPSHTIPPPTKEQAKAVSLRNGRELVEAPKAPKKTIPLPIVHEVEDVVEDEIEVVVEHGEASTPQQVRVNEPLLEYEPQAPFPSALNDTRIIDKKTSNLYDIFRKVEVNILLLDLLCSVPKHAKFLKELYTTKRSNKAKSMKKVRASEHVSAIFQKRLPQKFSDPGMFTIPCKIGDLDCQHAMLDLGASINVLPNYLYESLKLGPLKPTRTVISLADRSNIYPKGIVEDVLVKVGEMLFPADFYVIEMEPKKGSTPILLGRPFMRTSNTKIDVSSGRLTMEFEGEKIEYNIHEAMKYPTETSSLCFLEIFEPIVQTVYELCKVDALDVVLTNGLEFCFLSSKLLEELPKEKPVPSIVKPPIVELKPLPSHLKYAFLGDEETLPVIISTKPTKGQEEALIRVLKQHKEAIGWTMADIKGISPTL, from the exons ATGTCGGTCCAAGAAGCAAATGAGTTGATTGAAATATTGGTAGGAAGCTCTAGGAATTTTGGGAGGAGAATTAGGAAGACAAGTGGGACTTCTTCTTCAAGGCAAAGCTCCAACCATAAGGAGGAGAAAGTTAATTTTCTTACCAATTTGGTCAAGGAACTTACAAAAGGAGGTGGGAGTACTTCTCATGTGAAGTTTTGTGGTCTTTGTAATGACCCAACTCATCCTACCGATGGGTGTCCATCCTTGGAAACGGAGGAGGCAATTGAAGCGGTGAAGGCTATTGGGTTTAGGAAGTTTGACCCCTACTCCAACACTTACAATGAAGGGTGGAAATCTCATCCAAATATGGGTTGGGggggaaaccaaaatcaaaaccaaaagggATCCTCAAATTCCCCATTTCAAaagccaaatcaaaatcaaagccaatcacaAAATTCCTTGGAAGAGATGATGAAGACACTTGCTATGAATCAAGTGGCAATGCAAAAAGAAAGCCAAGCCTTGCTAAACAACACCAAGGAATTTCAAACCGCCATGCTTCAACAAAACCGACTCACCGACTCTAGGTTTGTtaaccttgagacccaagttggtcAAATTCTCAATACACTCAATTCTCAACCCACTCAAGGAGGGAGCCTCCCTTCTCACACCATTCCTCCACCCACCAAGGAACAAGCAAAAGCGGTCTCTTTGAGGAATGGTAGAGAGTTGGTAGAGGCACCCAAGGCTCCTAAGAAGACAATACCACTTCCTATTGTTCATGAAGTGGaggatgtggttgaagatgaaattgaagtggtagTGGAACATGGGGAAGCATCTACACCTCAACAAGTAAGGGTCAATGAACCGCTTCTGGAATATGAgccacaagctccatttccaagtgccTTGAATGACACAAGGATAATTGACAAGAAGACTTCAAACCTTTACGATATCTTtcgtaaagtggaggtaaacatTCTACTTCTTGACCTTCTTTGTAGTGTGCCCAAGCATGCAAAGTTTTTGAAAGAGTTGTACACTACTAAGAGGTCCAATAAGGCAAAGAGCATGAAAAAGgtaagggctagtgaacatgtgtcgGCAATTTTTCAAAAACGTTTGCCACAAAAATTTAGTGATCCGGGCATGTTCACCATCCCTTGTAAAATTGGTGACTTGGATTGTCAACATGCTATGCTTGATTTAGGTGCATCTATTAATGTCTTGCCTAATTACCTCTATGAGTCTCTCAAGTTAGGGCCTTTGAAACCGACTCGTACGGTCATTTCTTTGGCCGATAGGTCCAATATCTATCCTAAGGGAATTGTGGAAGATGTCTTGGTGAAGGTGGGGGAAATGCTTTTCCCCGCCGACTTCTATGTAATTGAAATGGAACCCAAGAAAGGCTCCACTCCCattttgttgggaaggcctttcatgagaacttcCAACACCAAGATTGATGTATCTAGTGGACGCCTCACAATGGAATTTGAAGGGGAAAAAATTGAGTATAACATACATGAGGCAATGAAATACCCAACCGAGACTTCATCTTTGTGTTTCCTTGAGATTTTTGAACCAATTGTGCAAACCGTGTATGAATTGTGTAAAGTTGATGCATTAGATGTTGTTTTGACTAATGGATTG GAATTTTGCTTCCTTTCTTCCAAATTGTTAGAAGAGCTACCAAAAGAGAAACCCGTTCCCTCTATTGTCAAGCCTCCTATTGTTGAATTGAAGCCCTTACCAAGCCACTTGAAGTATGCATTTCTAGGAGATGAAGAAACTTTACCGGTAATTATTTCAACCAAGCCTACTAAGGGGCAAGAAGAGGCTCTCATTCGAGTTCTTAAGCAACACAAGGAAGCAATTGGGTGGACAATGGCCGACATCAAGGGCATTAGTCCCACTTTATGA